Part of the Prunus dulcis chromosome 8, ALMONDv2, whole genome shotgun sequence genome is shown below.
GTACTTCACCCCCATGGGGTTTTGACATTGACATCTgctctttaatttttcaagGACTTGATATCAGTATACATTTCTTGCAATAGAGCATAGAATATTTCAAGTAAAAGTCCATGGACGGTGGATGCCATGCAAATCTGCAACAAGCTAACTTTTAAGGGTGATTAAAATTGATGTTACATCAACTAGAAAATGTAAATATCAACCAAAACGTTGCCTCGACGTGTTGAGATATCTTGTAACTACAAGGCTATAAAGAGCCATCTATCATCATTACTTCATATAGTgcccaaaaatatatttcactAGACCACTGAAAAATATTCATCTTTCATATACCTTTATATTGATTTAGAGATACtgtttagaaagaaaaaaaagatattatTGTGACTGTTAGGTGGATCCTTCTGTTTTATAGATCAAGGGCTGTAGTATATTCAGATTGATTTAACTCTTAGGCCAGGGAAGGGACCCTGGATAAGGATCTGTCCCGCAATATCTGAAAAGACCTTCAATTTCAGGACAGCCATTTGGATAGGGAATAGACCGGTGAAACGGATCACGCCCTAGTTTTTTATGGTAAAGTGAACCTCGACAGCCATATGGATCATCTTGGAATTGAGCACGCACAATTGCTTCTCCTTTTCGAGCTGCTTCTTTTGCAGTAGAAATTGCTGGGGTACCGGCGTAGAAGAACCTCGACTCTGGAAAGCCAATTGCAGACCGATGTAGATGTGCAAATCTCTCCTCCTTGAAATCATAACTAACAACCTGGTTTACAACGAATCATGTTAGATTTTAAATTACATTGTTGCTTCACATCCTAACGGCTTAAGTTTTTAGAACAATGGTAAACCAACAAACTCCATTATGGTATCAAAGCAGGAGATCCTGAATAATCACATCAGAACATAAGAAACGAAACACAGATCcctaaaatacaaatattctctttgttttgtagAATTCTAAGATGTATTGCGCTCTTGTATGGGATATGCAAACATTCTCATAGCCAGTTTATCTTGATCATCTGGACAACTTAGCATAAATCATCTAAATGATCACATCTGAACATGAATGTGCAGATTAACAAAATTTCACAGTAAATTCATGATAATCGCATACATACGTATGCATAAGTATACCTATATGTGTATATTGGTGTTCAGCCTAATAGGCGCTCTTTATGCTAATGGGAGCTCAATTGTCTCTATGATATTTTCATCCATCATacccatatttttttattcgaACAGGACAAACAAATTTAGAGTAGAATGGGCTTACAGTTATATTACGAGGATATGTGCCAGTAAGTTCTCGGAACCGGCACACACTGAAGAGAAGATTCTCAAAACTGTCCCTTGCATGCTCTTCTGTGAGTGTCCTTGATCTCAAATCTTCTTTGCCTAAAGAAGCCACCATGGCATAAGTTGTATACGAGTTAACAATCAATAAAAGACAGTTCAGACCAACATGCATTTAAACTAAGGTTGAACAATCATGTTTTCTTAACCTTTGCAAAAGCAACTAAAAACTTGTCActaaagagagagaagttaaaaataaaaaaaaggaagaataaAACATTACAGTAAGTATTAGAACAATTGCTTGTCTAGCATCTATTACAAACAATGTAAAGAAGCATATAACTTGAAGAATAGAACACTTATGTGGCAGCATAAATCAAATCCGCTTAACATAAAAGGAAACCGCCAGACGTAgttcacacaaaaaaaataacaagagAAGATAAAGTGAAAGAAACAgaataaaagagagaaaagattataaaaataaataaataaagagaataagAGGGAGGAGCTCAGAGAGAAGAAGTGATATGAGAACAAGGGAATAACACAAGAAACGAAACACAGATCCCTAaaatactaataataaaaCTAAACGAAGTCAAATTCCATTCCTTTGCATACAGCAGATTACTTAATTCCCCATGATCACTCCAATATGGTATATGATTTGCCAAAACACAGAGTATTGCCTGTAGCCATAATTTTTATGCAactgaaaacaggaaaactTCTGCCATTAGACCCAGAATGATGAAATCGATGAAAAACTCGTAAACTTACCATTCTTTGTTATAGTAGCTTCAAGAGTGGAAGAGAGCTAAGGTGGACCAGAGTGGAAATTGACTGACATTTAGACAGAAGGCAACAGTGGAAGTGATTGACGTAGAAGGAGCAAAAGGTTAAAGCAGTGTAACGTGGTGTTGATTGTAGAGGAGGTGAAGGCAAAAGGGAGCTGTCTGTGGTAGTAGTCAATTTTCCTGGAGTGTGATAATAACTACAACAGTAATAGTAAGGGTAAGCTTGGGTGGTGTTCGCACTCATAGTTGCAAAGTCTTgtgttctttttccttcaacagTTCTCCATTAAAGAAGCAAGAAATACTATTTAGACAGTTCTCTGTAACTCTGTTTCTGCAATTTATGACAATACTACTGTTATCTTTATAACTTATTTGATAGCTATTAATCCTTGTGCAACCAGAATATGCATGATAATTCCAGTCCGACGGAAATTTCCATACCATACTGTCAAATGAGTATTATTTACAGATATCCACAAGAGTTCAAACATATATACTgctgtttttagttttttcataTGACATTAAGGTATTCATccaaatatgagaaatgaaatcCAAGCAAGACTCAGGTAAATGTAATACGAACAGTACACAACTTGCATGTACTGTATATCTCTTCCTAGGATGATAATTTCCACTAGTAAAGATATCACTTAAACTCCAGAGCTCATCTTGAAACCTAAACCTTTATAGAAGTTGCCAAAAAAGCATTCAATGCTAAAAACTTCAAGGAATTTATCATTTCACAACTTGTATATTTTGGTTTATCTTGTTAATAGCCTTGTCAACAAAGAGAAATTCCATGCGCAGTTATTAGCTTACCCTTTTGACCGGAAATTCAAGTTTGCCAAAGGTCTtaagtgaaaataatttatacGATCAACATGACAGCTTTGTCACGAATCATCATGTTTCCGGAAATTCATGTCAATATAGTATTTAGATCAATCAGCAGTAAACTCACGAATTCAACATTTAAATTTGGTGTATATTGTAACAAACGAGGTTGCTTAACCTTTCTTCTTTGGCACTTCTATAATAAACTGAACAAAAATTGCCACCAGCAAGGACTAAACatctctttttgttcttttctatAAATCTCTTCTATCGCAGGAGGACTAAAGCAGTACATCTCTCTGTCCTGTTTTTTCCTCTTAGAGTTCTACAAATGAATTTCTTCAAGTTAAATTTCGACTACAAAACATTGCAAATGCAGCATGCTTTAGCCCGAGATGCATGAATACAAAAAGAAGAGTAGttccaaacaaaaattctgTTGTAACTTAATACATTGCTGAAAATTTATCCAGGTTATAGCAAAACTTTAGGCCATGCTTCAGGCCACCCAAAACACACATAAGAAATTATTGCCATAAATACTGTACATTCACAGAAACTGCACATGATGGCCATAACAccgaaaaatgaaaacaaaaaagatcaTAAACAATCAAGTACATGAGAACCATTTTAAACAGCATCCTATAGATCATGCTTCATACAATTAGCAGTCCATTATgtcttatattaaaaatgaatcATATTTTACACAAGGCATACCAAAACATGTCTAATACAAGAAAAATACAGTAACTCACCAAACCATCCTTTTGATTCAGCAACTGCCCAATAACTCTGTGCCTCGCTCCGAGGACCAGCATCTCTTCGAGTCTCTCCACCACTAAACAGAAGCAAAGCTCTATCGTCTTTGGCTGCGACTTCAATACCCTCTTGTATATGCGCCACGAAAGTTGCAGCTTGACCTGGATTCTTCTGATAAGACTCCAAAAACCAAGAATCCTCCTTATCAACTTTTCCACAGCTACTGCTAGTATAAACTGAATGCCCGGCAACCATGACTAGATTCTGAAGATTCGGCAACGGATAACTATTTGAACCCGTGTCAGATTTTTTATAGCTAGCCATCATTTCAAACCGGCTCTCATATAGAGAGAAAAGTAAGAGAATTGTGACCCCAACTGACAAGGAGATGGTGAAAACTAAAAGTGGGTGCAGCTTACAATAATACTGAAGGCGGTTTCCAATGGACCTAATCATTTTGATGGGTTGCAATGGTGAATGCCTATGCTTTCGGGTTCTTCTAATGGTTCCAGATTCTAAATCAAAGTCACCTCTTGGGTAGGCTGTGAAGGATTTAGGACTGCCAGGCCGAAATGGATAATTGCTCATTATAGTACAAATCCAGCTTACGCggatataaataaatagaacaAACCATGCCCAGGAGAAAATTTAGAACAAAAAAGTAATGGTGATCATGAATTTCATGATACAAATACAGAGCAATATGAACAACTACACAGGGAGATCAACCAATTTACACATAGAGGTTGCAACGCATCAGTGGAATTTATAAAGTTTGCAGCTTTAATGAGAATCAGAGGGATTTGCGAACGAATTTTACAACTGAATCAAGCACGGGCTGAACCAGAGAGAGATAGCTCACCGAAACTGGTGTCTGTGAAATTGTTGTGTGCGCTTCTAACTGAGATGAAAATTCAGGTTTCAGTGattcttttgttatttaaatACAAGGAAGATCCAGGCTTTAGATGTTTCcttgagatttgaatttgactcTGAcggaggaaaaagaagaagaattttaCTCTGAATGttccttatttccatttttcagatttgaaacattttcttttatttatttatttttgtctgaGATTTGAAACATATTgcttaattaaacaaaatttgtCTAAAGTCAATGTGCATATTAT
Proteins encoded:
- the LOC117637575 gene encoding uncharacterized protein C57A10.07, with translation MSNYPFRPGSPKSFTAYPRGDFDLESGTIRRTRKHRHSPLQPIKMIRSIGNRLQYYCKLHPLLVFTISLSVGVTILLLFSLYESRFEMMASYKKSDTGSNSYPLPNLQNLVMVAGHSVYTSSSCGKVDKEDSWFLESYQKNPGQAATFVAHIQEGIEVAAKDDRALLLFSGGETRRDAGPRSEAQSYWAVAESKGWFGKEDLRSRTLTEEHARDSFENLLFSVCRFRELTGTYPRNITVVSYDFKEERFAHLHRSAIGFPESRFFYAGTPAISTAKEAARKGEAIVRAQFQDDPYGCRGSLYHKKLGRDPFHRSIPYPNGCPEIEGLFRYCGTDPYPGSLPWPKS